Part of the Candidatus Afararchaeum irisae genome, CGTCTATGGCGTGGAGTGCGTCGTCGGGCTCGACAGCGACGGAGGTTATAGAGGAGTCGGCGTTCTTGAGACCTCTCGATGTTCCGGTTATAGTACCCCCGGTTCCGACGCCCGCGACGAAATGTGTGACACAGCCGTCTGTCTGGTCGACTATCTCGGGCGCAGTCGTCTCCTCGTGGGCGAGAGGGTTGTTGGGGTTCTCGTACTGGTTGGGCATGTAGTAGTCGTCGGGGTTCTCCTCCAGAATCTCGTTAGCCCTGTCTATGACAGCGTCGTATCCCTCCATAGCGTCGGTGAACTCTATCTCAGCACCCGTCTCCTCGACCGTCTTTATCTTGCCGTCACCGGCGTTGTCGGGCATCACTATCAGAACGTCGTAGCCCCTGTTACGTGCGATCTTAGCGACCTCGCTCCCCGTGTTCCCGCTAGTGGGCTCTATCACCGTCTTGTCCTTCGTGAGATCGCCCGACTCCTCCGCAGCGTCAAGCATATACAGTGCGGGGCGTGACTTGACCGATCCGCCGCCGTAAGGCGTCGAGTGGAGATTGAACCATTCGAGCTTCGCGTATATATTTGCTCCTGCGGGCTCTCCCACCCCTTCTATCTTGACGAGAGGGGTATCACCTATCTCAGACTCGTCTATCTCCATTCTTGTTTGTTATATGGAAACAAGATTATAAAACAGTTCTCTGTTACTTGCCTTGGTAAACTACCCCACCCTACTTCGCTCGGGCAAACCCTCGCTCGTGGAGGGATGGG contains:
- a CDS encoding PLP-dependent cysteine synthase family protein, with the translated sequence MEIDESEIGDTPLVKIEGVGEPAGANIYAKLEWFNLHSTPYGGGSVKSRPALYMLDAAEESGDLTKDKTVIEPTSGNTGSEVAKIARNRGYDVLIVMPDNAGDGKIKTVEETGAEIEFTDAMEGYDAVIDRANEILEENPDDYYMPNQYENPNNPLAHEETTAPEIVDQTDGCVTHFVAGVGTGGTITGTSRGLKNADSSITSVAVEPDDALHAIDGLKYVKGEGHYVPDIYDESLPDRKLYISTDKAYENARDLRERYDDYDPEIVDPGQFSEETVRDVMRVGDEFLVGTSSGANLEACINLAEEMENPDEACIVTPFCDRGDKYKNSLWRELF